One Cololabis saira isolate AMF1-May2022 chromosome 12, fColSai1.1, whole genome shotgun sequence DNA window includes the following coding sequences:
- the pex10 gene encoding peroxisome biogenesis factor 10: MPVAPANPAQLIRSSQKDEHYRTVLRNNANEAVQTLAGSKRWLDWRREIELLSDLAYYGLTTFSGYQTLGEEYVNIVQVDPTKRRIPSRARRGVFVLFHTFFPYFLEKVLVCLENELEGGQGSGIGRRRAASGWWSLEGWLRKWVQRGVGLLDEPQRRACQPLVFMAQQSLTFLHRLHVATFYITSSFYQLSKRAAGISYLRVVGQSGDDATIRRCYRVLGAISLLQLLVTVSLQLNNFRQRQRARQEWKLHRRLSPERVQSSNPRAARCILCLEVRRNSTSTPCGHLFCWECITEWCNTKAECPLCREKFPPHRLVFLRNYS; encoded by the exons ATGCCTGTGGCTCCGGCCAACCCGGCTCAGCTGATCCGCTCCAGCCAGAAGGACGAGCACTACCGGACCGTGCTGAGGAACAACGCCAACGAGGCTGTGCAGACCCTTGCTG GATCCAAGAGATGGCTGGACTGGAGGAGAGAGATAGAGctgctgtcagatctggcaTACTATGGTTTAACAACGTTCTCTG GTTATCAAACCCTGGGGGAGGAGTATGTCAACATCGTCCAGGTGGATCCCACTAAACGCCGGATCCCCTCCCGGGCCAGACGAGGCGTCTTCGTCTTGTTCCACACCTTCTTCCCATACTTCCTGGAGAAGGTGTTGGTGTGCCTGGAGAACGAGCTGGAGGGGGGGCAGGGAAGCGGCATCGGTCGGAGGCGGGCGGCCTCCGGGTGGTGGAGCCTGGAGGGTTGGCTCAGGAAGTGGGTGCAGAGGGGGGTGGGCCTACTGGACGAGCCCCAGAGGAGGGCGTGTCAGCCGCTTGTGTTCATGGCCCAGCAGAGCCTGACGTTCCTGCACCGCCTGCACGTGGCAACGTTTTACATCACCAGCTCCTTCTACCAGCTGTCCAAGAGGGCGGCGGGCATCAGCTAC TTGCGTGTGGTGGGGCAGAGCGGCGACGATGCCACCATCAGGCGCTGCTACCGCGTGTTGGGTGCCATTTCCCTCCTCCAGCTGCTCGTCACAGTGTCTCTGCAGCTCAACAACTTCAGACAAAGACAGCGAGCCAGGCAGGAGTGGAAGCTCCACCGGCGCCTCAG TCCTGAGCGCGTGCAGAGCTCCAACCCCAGAGCGGCCCGCTGCATCCTCTGCCTGGAGGTGAGGAGGAACTCCACTTCCACGCCCTGTGGACACCTCTTCTGCTGGGAGTGCATCACCGAGTGGTGCAACACCAAG GCGGAGTGTCCGCTGTGTCGGGAGAAGTTCCCGCCTCACAGGCTGGTCTTCCTCAGAAACTACAGCTGA